The Gordonia crocea genomic sequence CAACCAGCCCCCGATCAGTCTGGAACCGCGTCCCGCGGTGAACCCGCTCCCCGCCGTTCCGTCGAACCGCCGCCTGTTCTCAGGCGGCGGTTTTTCTGTCTGGCTCTCCACCGAACCCGACGACATCGCCGACGCCCAACGCCTGCGGTACGACGTCTTCAGCGCCGAGCCCGGCTTCTCGTCGACGATCGGCGATCCGACGACCCGACTCGACGCGGACCACTTCGACGCTTTCTGCGACCATCTCCTGGTGCGCGACGAGGCCACCGGCGAGCTGGTCGGGTGTGCCCGGCTCCTCTCCCCGGTGCGGGCGATCGCCGCCGGCGGTTGGTACAGCGACGGCGAGTTCGACCTGGGTGAACTGGCCCCGATCGCCTCGCGGACGGTCGAGATGGGCCGGGCAGCGGTTGCCGTCGGCCAGCGCAACGGATCGGTGACTGCGCTCATGTGGGCCGCGGTGTTGGCCTACGTCGAGGAGTCCGGGCACAACTACCTGATGGGATGCGTGTCGGTGCCGCTGTCCACGCCGGGGGCCGATCGGGGCAGTGCGCTGCGGGGGATCCGCGACGAACTGCGCAATCGCCACCGCGCCC encodes the following:
- a CDS encoding GNAT family N-acetyltransferase is translated as MTTVINQPPISLEPRPAVNPLPAVPSNRRLFSGGGFSVWLSTEPDDIADAQRLRYDVFSAEPGFSSTIGDPTTRLDADHFDAFCDHLLVRDEATGELVGCARLLSPVRAIAAGGWYSDGEFDLGELAPIASRTVEMGRAAVAVGQRNGSVTALMWAAVLAYVEESGHNYLMGCVSVPLSTPGADRGSALRGIRDELRNRHRAPFQVFPHGGSIVDGVRLDDIEPPARLVVPPLLRGYLRLGARVCGEPAIDPVFDCGDFLTVLSSDAADSRYRRRLTDTVRRLSEQAA